Proteins encoded by one window of Rutidosis leptorrhynchoides isolate AG116_Rl617_1_P2 chromosome 7, CSIRO_AGI_Rlap_v1, whole genome shotgun sequence:
- the LOC139859321 gene encoding uncharacterized protein, translated as MSGELEVINERTELKPVQGKTWDLFTDGASCAEGAGAGLVLASPSGEEHTYALRFNFDVTNNESEYEALLAGLNIAHKMNVTKLRAFTDSQLVENQFNGSFDAHDPSMQKYLKLLQESAVWFEHFELAQVPRSQNKKADALSKLAGLTFSHFQKQVWVEELPCKSIDNDLMVASVEEE; from the coding sequence ATGTCTGGTGAGTTGGAGGTAATCAATGAGAGAACTGAGTTAAAGCCAGTGCAGGGTAAAACTTGGGATTTGTTTACTGATGGAGCCTCATGTGCAGAAGGTGCTGGCGCGGGTTTGGTGTTAGCAAGCCCAAGTGGCGAGGAGCATACATACGCGCTACGTTTTAATTTCGATGTAACAAATAATGAATCTGAATATGAAGCGTTGCTTGCGGGTTTAAATATTGCGCATAAAATGAATGTTACCAAGTTGCGCGCTTTTACAGATTCGCAGCTAGTGGAAAATCAGTTTAACGGCTCTTTTGATGCACATGATCCCTCAATGCAAAAATATTTGAAGTTATTGCAAGAGTCAGCTGTGTGGTTTGAACATTTTGAGCTCGCACAAGTACCAAGGAGTCAAAATAAAAAAGCGGATGCGTTAAGTAAGTTGGCCGGTTTAACATTTTCACACTTTCAAAAGCAAGTTTGGGTTGAGGAATTGCCATGTAAATCCATAGATAATGATTTAATGGTTGCGTCAGTTGAAGAAGAATAG